A single region of the Pseudomonas mandelii genome encodes:
- the hutC gene encoding histidine utilization repressor, which produces MGDSPAPLYARVKQMITQQIDSGNWPPHYRVPSESELVSQLGFSRMTINRALREMTADGLLVRMQGVGTFVAEPKSQSALFEVHNIADEIASRGHRHTCKVITLEEEAAGSERALALDMREGQRVFHSLIVHFENDIPVQIEDRFVNALVAPDYLKQDFTLQTPYAYLNQVAPLTEGEHVVEAILAEASECKLLQIEKGEPCLLIRRRTWSGRQPVTAARLIHPGSRHRLEGRFHK; this is translated from the coding sequence ATGGGCGACAGTCCGGCGCCCTTGTACGCCCGCGTCAAACAGATGATCACCCAGCAAATCGACAGTGGAAACTGGCCGCCGCACTACCGCGTTCCGTCGGAAAGCGAGCTGGTCAGCCAACTCGGTTTCAGCCGCATGACTATCAACCGCGCCCTGCGCGAGATGACCGCCGACGGTCTGCTGGTGCGCATGCAAGGTGTCGGCACGTTCGTCGCCGAGCCGAAAAGCCAGTCCGCGCTGTTTGAAGTGCACAACATCGCCGACGAAATCGCCTCCCGTGGCCATCGCCATACCTGCAAGGTGATCACCCTCGAAGAAGAGGCCGCCGGTTCCGAGCGCGCTTTGGCGCTGGACATGCGCGAAGGCCAGCGGGTTTTCCATTCGCTGATCGTGCATTTCGAAAACGACATTCCGGTGCAAATCGAAGACCGTTTCGTCAACGCGCTGGTGGCGCCGGACTACCTCAAGCAGGACTTCACCCTGCAAACGCCTTACGCCTATCTGAACCAGGTCGCGCCGCTGACCGAAGGCGAGCACGTGGTCGAGGCGATTCTGGCCGAGGCCTCAGAGTGCAAATTGCTGCAGATTGAAAAGGGCGAGCCGTGCCTGCTGATTCGTCGCCGCACCTGGTCCGGCCGCCAGCCGGTAACCGCCGCCCGTTTGATCCACCCTGGTTCCCGTCATCGTCTGGAAGGTCGGTTTCATAAATGA
- a CDS encoding purine-cytosine permease family protein encodes MAVNDDRAGSKPLIETRSIDYIPEAERHGRLLSQFTLWMGANLQITAIVTGALAVVLGGDVFWSLIGLLIGQLLGGGVMALHAAQGPKLGLPQMISSRVQFGVYGAAIPIVLVCLMYLGFTATGTVLSGQALGQLFGVSDSVGILIFASVIVLVTVLGYRVIHFIGRVASVIGVIAFVYLFSRLMSQTDVGALLQIRHFSWSSFLLAVSLAASWQIAFGPYVADYSRYLPSTTSSVKTFFAAGAGSVIGAQVAMILGVFAAASANGQFAGHEVAYIVGLGGTGATAALLYFSIAFGKVTISTLNSYGSFMCIATIISGFRGHLQVSRLQRLVFVLFIVGTATLIALLGQHSFLGAFKSFILFLLAFFTPWSAINLVDYYCITRERYDVPALADPKGRYGRWNPLGISVYVFGVLVQLPFIATKFYTGPLVETLGGVDISWIIGLVLPAALYYVCAKKWHGSVPDHLILPVEQDSVVQQKTSGAGRAAAQA; translated from the coding sequence ATGGCTGTTAATGACGATCGTGCAGGCAGTAAACCGTTGATCGAGACACGTTCGATCGACTACATCCCGGAAGCGGAAAGACACGGTCGTCTGTTAAGCCAGTTCACCCTGTGGATGGGTGCCAACCTGCAGATCACCGCGATTGTCACCGGGGCGCTCGCCGTGGTGCTGGGCGGTGATGTGTTCTGGTCGCTGATCGGTCTGCTGATCGGTCAACTGCTGGGCGGTGGCGTGATGGCGTTGCATGCAGCGCAAGGGCCAAAACTTGGCCTGCCGCAGATGATCTCCAGCCGCGTACAGTTCGGCGTTTATGGTGCGGCCATCCCAATCGTGCTGGTCTGCCTGATGTACCTGGGCTTCACCGCAACGGGAACCGTGCTTTCCGGCCAGGCGCTGGGCCAGTTGTTTGGCGTCAGCGACAGCGTCGGTATCCTCATCTTCGCCAGTGTCATCGTGCTGGTCACGGTACTCGGTTATCGGGTGATCCATTTCATCGGCCGTGTCGCCAGCGTCATCGGCGTGATTGCCTTTGTTTATCTGTTCAGTCGTCTGATGAGCCAGACTGATGTGGGTGCACTCCTGCAAATCCGCCACTTCAGCTGGAGCAGCTTCCTGCTTGCGGTGTCCCTCGCGGCATCCTGGCAGATCGCCTTCGGTCCTTACGTGGCTGACTACTCGCGCTACCTGCCGAGCACGACTTCCTCGGTGAAAACTTTTTTCGCCGCTGGCGCGGGTTCGGTGATTGGTGCACAGGTGGCGATGATCCTCGGCGTGTTTGCCGCCGCTTCGGCCAACGGACAATTCGCCGGCCACGAAGTGGCCTATATCGTGGGTCTGGGCGGCACCGGTGCCACCGCTGCGCTGCTGTATTTCAGCATCGCGTTCGGCAAGGTCACCATCTCCACGCTGAACTCCTACGGCAGCTTCATGTGCATTGCGACCATCATCAGCGGTTTCCGTGGTCACCTGCAGGTATCGCGCTTGCAACGTCTGGTGTTCGTGCTGTTCATCGTCGGTACCGCCACCCTGATCGCGTTGCTCGGTCAGCACTCGTTCCTCGGTGCGTTCAAGTCCTTCATCCTGTTCCTGCTGGCGTTCTTTACGCCATGGAGTGCGATCAACCTGGTGGACTACTACTGCATCACTCGCGAGCGTTATGACGTGCCGGCGCTGGCCGATCCAAAGGGTCGCTATGGTCGTTGGAACCCACTCGGCATCAGCGTCTATGTCTTCGGTGTGCTGGTACAACTGCCATTCATCGCCACCAAGTTCTATACCGGTCCGCTGGTGGAAACCCTGGGTGGTGTGGATATTTCCTGGATCATCGGTCTGGTGCTTCCCGCAGCCCTGTACTACGTCTGTGCGAAAAAATGGCACGGCTCGGTACCCGATCACCTGATTCTGCCGGTTGAGCAGGACAGCGTTGTACAACAAAAAACAAGTGGGGCTGGTCGCGCTGCGGCGCAGGCCTGA
- a CDS encoding lipocalin family protein produces the protein MKRLLILLFAGLVLAGCATSGTDPLAPKTVNSVNLKKYQGTWYELARLPMYFQRNCAQSEAHYTLNPDGKVQVLNRCLTADWQWEEAKGTAYPQVPGKTDKLWVEFDTWFSRLLPGVAKGEYWVLYVSDDYKTAIVGDPSRKYLWLLSRTPTVNGVVREELLSKARQQGYDTTRLIWRASDTQMAKTSN, from the coding sequence ATGAAGCGGTTATTGATACTCCTTTTTGCCGGCCTGGTATTGGCCGGCTGCGCCACTTCTGGCACAGATCCGTTGGCGCCGAAAACCGTCAACAGCGTCAATCTCAAGAAATACCAGGGCACCTGGTACGAGTTGGCCCGCCTGCCGATGTATTTCCAACGCAACTGCGCACAATCCGAAGCCCATTACACGCTCAATCCTGACGGCAAGGTGCAGGTGCTGAACCGCTGCCTGACGGCGGACTGGCAATGGGAAGAGGCCAAGGGCACGGCTTATCCACAAGTGCCGGGCAAGACCGACAAGTTGTGGGTCGAGTTCGATACCTGGTTCTCGCGCTTGCTGCCAGGTGTGGCGAAGGGGGAATACTGGGTGCTTTACGTCAGCGACGATTACAAGACCGCCATCGTCGGTGACCCGAGCCGCAAGTACCTGTGGCTGCTGTCGCGCACGCCGACGGTCAACGGTGTAGTGCGTGAAGAACTGCTGAGCAAGGCGCGTCAGCAAGGCTACGACACTACGCGGCTGATCTGGCGCGCGTCGGATACGCAGATGGCCAAGACCTCGAACTGA
- the hutU gene encoding urocanate hydratase produces MTDNTQKPTKYRDVEIRAARGNKLTAKSWLTEAPLRMLMNNLDPEVAENPKELVVYGGIGRAARNWECYDKIVESLTNLNDDETLLVQSGKPVGVFKTHTNAPRVLIANSNLVPHWASWEHFNELDAKGLAMYGQMTAGSWIYIGSQGIVQGTYETFVEAGRQHYNDDLKGRWVLTAGLGGMGGAQPLAATLAGACSLNIECQQVSIDFRLNSRYVDEQATDLDDALARIEKYTKEGKAISIALLGNAAEILPELVKRGVRPDMVTDQTSAHDPLNGYLPAGWTWEEYRARAKTEPAAVVKAAKQSMAVHVKAMLEFQKMGIPTFDYGNNIRQMAQEEGVENAFDFPGFVPAYIRPLFCRGIGPFRWAALSGNAEDIYKTDAKVKELIPDDAHLHNWLDMARERISFQGLPARICWVGLGQRAKLGLAFNEMVRSGELSAPIVIGRDHLDSGSVASPNRETESMQDGSDAVSDWPLLNALLNTASGATWVSLHHGGGVGMGFSQHSGMVIVCDGTDEAAERIARVLHNDPATGVMRHADAGYQIAIDCAKEQGLNLPMITGK; encoded by the coding sequence GTGACTGACAATACCCAGAAACCTACTAAATACCGTGATGTTGAAATCCGTGCCGCCCGCGGTAACAAGCTGACCGCCAAGAGCTGGCTGACCGAAGCGCCGCTGCGCATGCTGATGAACAACCTCGACCCGGAAGTTGCCGAGAACCCTAAAGAACTGGTGGTTTACGGTGGTATCGGTCGTGCGGCGCGTAACTGGGAATGCTACGACAAGATCGTCGAAAGCCTGACCAACCTGAATGACGACGAGACCCTGCTGGTGCAATCCGGCAAGCCGGTCGGCGTGTTCAAGACACACACCAATGCTCCGCGCGTGCTGATTGCCAACTCCAACCTGGTGCCACACTGGGCGAGCTGGGAGCACTTCAACGAACTCGACGCCAAAGGCCTGGCCATGTACGGCCAGATGACTGCCGGCAGCTGGATCTACATCGGCAGCCAGGGCATCGTCCAGGGCACTTACGAAACCTTCGTCGAAGCCGGTCGCCAACATTACAACGATGACCTGAAAGGTCGTTGGGTCCTGACCGCAGGCCTCGGCGGCATGGGTGGCGCTCAGCCTCTGGCTGCAACCCTGGCCGGTGCTTGCTCGCTGAACATCGAATGCCAGCAGGTGAGCATCGATTTCCGCCTGAACAGCCGTTATGTCGATGAACAAGCCACCGACCTCGACGACGCCCTGGCCCGCATCGAAAAATACACCAAGGAAGGCAAGGCGATTTCCATCGCGCTGCTGGGTAACGCGGCAGAAATCCTGCCGGAACTGGTCAAGCGCGGCGTGCGCCCGGACATGGTCACCGACCAGACCAGCGCCCACGACCCGCTCAACGGTTACCTGCCGGCCGGCTGGACCTGGGAAGAGTACCGCGCTCGCGCCAAGACCGAGCCTGCTGCCGTGGTCAAAGCCGCCAAGCAATCGATGGCCGTGCACGTTAAAGCGATGCTCGAATTCCAGAAAATGGGTATTCCGACCTTCGACTACGGCAACAACATCCGTCAGATGGCGCAAGAAGAAGGCGTCGAGAACGCATTCGACTTCCCGGGTTTTGTACCGGCTTACATCCGTCCGCTGTTCTGCCGCGGCATCGGTCCATTCCGTTGGGCTGCACTGTCGGGTAACGCTGAAGACATCTACAAGACCGACGCGAAGGTTAAAGAGCTGATCCCGGACGACGCCCACCTGCACAACTGGCTGGACATGGCCCGCGAGCGCATCAGCTTCCAGGGTCTGCCGGCCCGTATCTGCTGGGTTGGCCTGGGCCAGCGCGCCAAGCTGGGTCTGGCGTTCAACGAAATGGTGCGCAGCGGTGAGTTGTCCGCGCCAATCGTGATCGGTCGCGACCACCTGGACTCCGGTTCGGTCGCCAGCCCGAACCGCGAAACCGAATCGATGCAGGATGGCTCCGACGCTGTATCCGACTGGCCACTGCTCAACGCCTTGCTCAACACTGCGAGCGGCGCGACCTGGGTTTCCCTGCACCACGGCGGCGGCGTCGGCATGGGCTTCTCCCAGCACTCGGGCATGGTGATTGTCTGCGACGGTACTGACGAAGCGGCCGAGCGTATCGCTCGCGTCCTGCACAACGACCCGGCCACCGGTGTCATGCGTCACGCCGATGCGGGTTACCAGATCGCGATCGACTGCGCCAAGGAACAAGGGCTGAACCTGCCGATGATTACCGGCAAATAA
- a CDS encoding formimidoylglutamate deiminase, with protein sequence MSAFFAERALLPSGWANNVRLEVSAEGVLTHIQADSNADGAERLSGPLLPGMPNLHSHAFQRAMAGLAEVAGNPNDSFWTWRDLMYRLVGKISPDQLGVIARQLYIEMLKAGYTSVAEFHYVHHDTNGQPYADPAELALRISQAASSAGIGLTLLPVLYSHSGFGGQAPNDGQRRFINSTENYLTLQSRLQPILAQQPAQSLGLCFHSLRAVTPQQISEVLAASDKQCPVHIHIAEQQKEVDDCLSWSGRRPLQWLYENTEVDQRWCLVHATHANPEEVTLMAKSRAIAGLCLTTEANLGDGIFPAVDFLAQGGRMGIGSDSHVSLSVVEELRWLEYGQRLRDQRRNRLYGADQPMVGRTLYDAALDGGAQALGQPIGALEVGKRADWLVLDGNDPYLATASGDGILNRWLFAGGDRQVRDVLVNGQWVVRDGRHAAEEESNRAFTQVLRDLLG encoded by the coding sequence ATGTCCGCCTTCTTTGCCGAACGCGCGCTGCTGCCTAGTGGATGGGCCAACAATGTACGTCTTGAGGTCAGCGCCGAGGGCGTTTTGACCCATATCCAGGCCGATTCCAACGCAGATGGCGCCGAACGGCTGAGCGGTCCGCTGCTGCCGGGGATGCCGAATCTGCATTCCCACGCCTTCCAGCGGGCCATGGCCGGGCTGGCGGAAGTGGCGGGCAATCCGAATGACAGTTTCTGGACCTGGCGCGACTTGATGTATCGCCTCGTCGGAAAAATCAGCCCGGATCAACTCGGCGTCATCGCCCGCCAGCTGTACATCGAAATGCTCAAGGCCGGTTACACCTCGGTCGCGGAATTTCATTATGTGCATCACGACACCAACGGCCAGCCTTACGCAGATCCCGCTGAACTGGCGCTGCGCATCAGCCAGGCGGCCAGTTCTGCCGGTATCGGTCTGACCTTGCTTCCGGTGCTTTACAGCCATTCCGGTTTCGGCGGCCAGGCGCCGAACGACGGTCAGCGCCGCTTCATCAACAGCACCGAGAACTACCTAACGCTTCAGTCGCGTTTGCAGCCGATCCTGGCGCAGCAACCGGCGCAGTCGCTGGGCTTGTGTTTCCACTCGTTGCGCGCGGTAACGCCGCAACAGATCAGCGAAGTGCTGGCGGCCAGCGACAAGCAGTGCCCAGTGCACATTCATATCGCTGAACAGCAGAAGGAAGTCGATGACTGCCTGAGTTGGAGCGGTCGTCGTCCTCTGCAATGGCTGTACGAAAACACCGAGGTCGACCAGCGCTGGTGCCTGGTCCACGCGACCCATGCCAATCCGGAAGAAGTCACGTTGATGGCCAAGAGTCGCGCCATCGCCGGTCTGTGCCTGACCACCGAAGCCAACCTCGGCGACGGGATTTTTCCGGCGGTGGATTTCCTCGCGCAGGGTGGACGCATGGGTATCGGGTCCGACAGCCATGTGTCATTGAGCGTTGTGGAAGAGTTGCGTTGGCTGGAATACGGCCAGCGCCTGCGCGATCAGCGGCGTAATCGGCTGTATGGCGCGGATCAGCCGATGGTTGGCCGCACGCTATATGACGCTGCGCTGGATGGCGGCGCTCAGGCGCTGGGGCAGCCGATCGGTGCACTGGAAGTTGGTAAACGTGCGGATTGGCTGGTGCTGGACGGCAACGATCCGTACCTGGCAACGGCCAGCGGTGACGGGATTCTTAATCGTTGGTTGTTTGCCGGCGGCGATCGCCAGGTGCGCGATGTGCTGGTCAATGGCCAGTGGGTGGTTCGTGACGGGCGTCATGCAGCAGAAGAAGAAAGCAATCGGGCGTTTACCCAAGTCCTGCGCGACCTCCTGGGCTGA
- a CDS encoding HutD/Ves family protein, with translation MNVTKVLRAKDYPRMPWKNGGGSTEEITRDAGTGLDGFGWRLSIADIGESGGFSTFAGYERVITVLQGDGMTLRVDGQDTPPLLPLEPFAFSGESRVTCTLLGGPIRDFNLIYAPQRYSARLQWLEGEQRFFSSAGTVLIFSVTDELVVKVGNSASQLGRHDCLQLGGNTGLLEVSSNGPCCVIELTAR, from the coding sequence ATGAATGTAACGAAGGTTCTACGCGCAAAAGATTACCCGCGAATGCCGTGGAAAAACGGCGGTGGCAGCACCGAAGAAATCACCCGCGATGCGGGGACCGGGCTTGACGGCTTCGGCTGGCGCCTGTCGATTGCCGATATCGGCGAGTCCGGCGGATTCTCGACGTTCGCCGGCTATGAGCGGGTGATCACCGTGTTGCAAGGCGACGGTATGACCTTGCGGGTTGACGGCCAGGACACGCCTCCATTGTTACCGTTGGAGCCTTTTGCGTTCAGCGGCGAAAGCCGCGTCACTTGCACCTTGCTGGGCGGGCCGATTCGCGACTTCAACCTGATTTATGCGCCCCAGCGTTATAGCGCTCGGTTGCAGTGGCTGGAGGGCGAGCAGCGGTTTTTCAGCTCGGCTGGCACCGTGCTCATATTTAGTGTCACTGACGAGCTTGTCGTGAAGGTCGGCAACAGCGCCTCGCAACTCGGTCGCCATGATTGCCTGCAACTCGGTGGTAACACCGGCCTGCTGGAAGTTTCCAGTAACGGCCCGTGCTGTGTGATCGAGCTGACTGCACGCTGA